TTTAGTCTTTAAATAGTTTAAAATTGGAGAGAGAAAATGATCAGGCTAGAGGAAGAGCTAATAAAATTGAAGAAGATGCTCTTTGAAATGGCTACCACCGTTGAAGAGATGATTGCAAAGAGCGTTAAAGCACTTGAAGAGAACAATATGATTCTCGCCGAAGAAGTGCGTAGAACTGACGACAGGATTGACGAGATAGAGGTCGAAATAGACAATCAGTGCATAAAAATCCTAGCGCTTTATCATCCTGAAGCCGAAGACCTTAGAACAGTTACCATGATCATGAAGATCAATAACGACCTTGAGAGAATCGGGGATCATGCAGTAAATATTGCAGAGAAAGCTATCTACTTAGCTGACAAACCTCCTGTAAAACCGCTTATTGATATACCGAAAATGGCGGAAAAGGCTATTGAAATGCTCCAGGAGAGTTTGGACTCTTTTGTAAATAAGGACGCCGAACTAGCAGTAGCTGTGTGCAAAAAAGATGATGAAGTA
This portion of the Thermodesulfobacteriota bacterium genome encodes:
- the phoU gene encoding phosphate signaling complex protein PhoU; amino-acid sequence: MIRLEEELIKLKKMLFEMATTVEEMIAKSVKALEENNMILAEEVRRTDDRIDEIEVEIDNQCIKILALYHPEAEDLRTVTMIMKINNDLERIGDHAVNIAEKAIYLADKPPVKPLIDIPKMAEKAIEMLQESLDSFVNKDAELAVAVCKKDDEVDALEPQIVRELITYMITDPQTIDRALTLIFIARGLERVADLATNIAEDTYYIASGKILKHHHNTTPMEKS